One window of the Vigna radiata var. radiata cultivar VC1973A chromosome 1, Vradiata_ver6, whole genome shotgun sequence genome contains the following:
- the LOC106757341 gene encoding uncharacterized protein LOC106757341: protein MKRCTWNDHQDWIFTRKDRFAALLVYVDDIILAGNSIKEIDHIKALLHNAFRIKNLGEVKYFLGFEVARSKKGIHLCQRKYVLDILEETRMLGSKPCTTPFLSDTSSLYKTENYFTNPNFYRRLIGKLLYLTNARPDLCSSVNLLSQFVHAPTDYHYRALQHMLRFIKSNPSQGLFFAADSHIQIKAFSDSDWATCPNTRRSTTGFCVFLGSSLVS, encoded by the exons ATGAAGAGGTGTACATGGAACGACCACCAGGACTGGATATTCACGAGAAAGGATAGGTTTGCAG CTCTCCTTGTATATGTAGATGATATCATTTTAGCAGGAAATTCTATTAAAGAAATTGACCATATAAAGGCTCTTCTCCATAATGCTTTCCGGATCAAAAACTTGGGAGaggtaaaatattttctaggCTTTGAAGTTGCCAGATCTAAGAAAGGAATACACCTATgccaaaggaaatatgttttgGACATTCTTGAAGAGACAAGGATGCTGGGATCCAAGCCTTGCACAACTCCCTTTCTAAGTGACACAAGTTCCTTGTACAAAACTGAAAATTACTTTACGAATCCAAATTTCTATCGCAGGCTAATAGGGAAGCTACTTTATCTCACTAATGCTAGACCTGATCTATGCTCTTCTGTTAATCTTCTTAGTCAATTTGTTCATGCTCCTACTGATTACCACTATCGGGCTTTGCAGCACATGCTCAGATTCATTAAGTCCAACCCTTCACAAGGCCTCTTCTTTGCTGCTGACTCTCATATCCAGATCAAAGCTTTTAGTGACTCGGACTGGGCAACTTGTCCTAATACTAGAAGATCTACCACTGGCTTTTGTGTCTTCCTTGGATCCTCTCTTGTAtcatga